A genomic stretch from Primulina huaijiensis isolate GDHJ02 chromosome 14, ASM1229523v2, whole genome shotgun sequence includes:
- the LOC140957673 gene encoding glucan endo-1,3-beta-glucosidase 9, with translation MATEIPKSRLVFPALAVLLVASFTYTVNAQGIGVNWGRAASHPLPPPKVVELLKANSIAKVKLFDADPLVLESLSGSNIHVTVGIPNSMLRSLNSSLKAAESWVHDNLTRFVSDGASRVLIDYIAVGDEPFLQSYGEQFYPFTVGAAANIQASLYKANIGEKVKVVVPCSFDAFRSESGLPSDGQFRPDVNRTLTELLAFLSKNRSPFMVTISPFQSYLENKNLSLDFALFRDSARSRNDTHKSYKNSFDLSYNTITVALSNAGFPRVGIIVGRIGWPTDGAANATSALAEEFLKGLVGHLHSRSTSSPNPQPLPSEIYISSLLDEDMRNTATGNFERHWGVFTFDGQAKYQVDFNQGSRKLVNAQDVQYLSSKWCVINNNKDLSNASAVALEACSAADCTEISSGGSCFNLSWPGNISYAFNSYYQQHDQNEQSCDFSGLGLITTVDPSVDTCRFYVGIKTSFSISIHKSAFFCWMISPAVTILWCLLSRRW, from the exons ATGGCTACGGAAATCCCAAAATCCAGGCTCGTCTTTCCCGCGCTGGCTGTATTATTGGTTGCATCCTTTACCTACACTGTAAATGCACAAGGCATTGGCGTGAACTGGGGAAGGGCGGCTTCGCATCCTCTGCCGCCGCCGAAAGTGGTGGAGCTGCTGAAAGCAAACAGCATTGCAAAAGTTAAGCTGTTTGACGCAGACCCACTCGTTCTCGAGTCACTGTCCGGTTCCAATATTCATGTAACTGTCGGCATTCCCAATTCCATGCTTCGCAGCCTCAACTCTTCTTTGAAGGCTGCCGAGAGCTGGGTCCACGATAATCTCACCCGTTTCGTCTCTGATGGCGCTTCCAGGGTCCTTATTGA TTACATTGCTGTTGGAGACGAGCCATTCCTTCAAAGTTACGGTGAGCAATTCTACCCATTTACAGTAGGAGCAGCTGCCAACATCCAAGCGTCTTTATATAAAGCTAACATAGGTGAAAAGGTTAAAGTTGTAGTTCCCTGTAGTTTTGATGCTTTCCGTTCAGAATCTGGCCTGCCATCAGATGGGCAATTCAGGCCTGATGTCAACAGAACCTTGACTGAACTTCTCGCGTTTCTGAGCAAAAACCGATCACCTTTCATGGTGACAATATCCCCTTTCCAGAGTTACCTCGAAAACAAGAATCTTTCTCTTGATTTTGCTCTTTTCAGAGACTCGGCAAGGTCGCGAAACGACACTCATAAGTCCTACAAAAACAGCTTCGACTTGAGCTACAATACCATCACTGTGGCTCTATCCAATGCTGGATTCCCTCGAGTAGGAATTATCGTTGGTCGAATTGGGTGGCCTACAGATGGTGCTGCAAATGCTACATCAGCTCTTGCCGAGGAATTCTTGAAAGGCCTAGTTGGCCACCTCCATAGCCGATCAACTAGTTCTCCAAACCCCCAACCTCTGCCTTCAGAAATATACATTTCAAGCCTTTTGGACGAAGATATGAGGAACACGGCCACTGGGAATTTCGAAAGACATTGGGGTGTGTTTACTTTCGATGGCCAAGCCAAGTATCAAGTTGATTTTAACCAGGGTTCAAGAAAACTGGTGAATGCTCAAGACGTTCAGTACCTGTCATCGAAATGGTGTGTGATAAATAACAACAAAGATTTATCAAATGCAAGTGCTGTAGCTTTAGAGGCATGTTCTGCTGCTGACTGCACTGAAATTTCATCGGGCGGCTCATGTTTCAACCTAAGTTGGCCTGGAAATATTTCATATGCATTCAACAGTTATTACCAGCAGCACGATCAAAACGAGCAGAGCTGTGACTTTTCAGGTCTGGGATTGATTACCACTGTTGATCCATCTGTTGATACTTGCAGGTTCTATGTTGGGATCAAGACTTCATTTTCAATCTCGATACACAAGTCTGCATTTTTCTGTTGGATGATATCGCCAGCGGTGACTATCTTGTGGTGTTTGCTGAGTAGAAGATGGTAG
- the LOC140956747 gene encoding uncharacterized protein, translating to MWLRRTKSRVRIHNAPSPKFACSSFKDIHSLLSNVDGVCVGGGGDTPDSPRKLPICHRTRSVNALLRSLSLPPEAPDKQSQNGEIRIPDAEKKIVVYFTSLRVVRRTFEDCKAVRSILRSFRVSIDERDLSMDSGFMDELQRILGQSEKSKLTLPRVFIGGRYVGGVDEVKHLHESGQLKKHVEGLPSEDPGTCEVCSGYRFILCRACSGSHKCYNSEKSGFRSCAMCNENGLIRCPSCSSAPL from the coding sequence ATGTGGCTTAGGAGAACGAAATCGAGGGTTCGGATCCATAATGCGCCGTCTCCTAAGTTTGCTTGCTCCTCTTTCAAGGATATCCACAGCCTCCTCTCCAACGTTGACGGCGTCTGCGTCGGAGGTGGCGGAGATACTCCCGATTCACCTAGAAAGCTTCCAATTTGCCACCGCACACGCAGTGTTAATGCCCTCCTCCGTAGCCTATCCTTACCCCCCGAAGCTCCGGACAAGCAGTCACAAAATGGAGAAATTCGAATCCCGGATGCGGAGAAGAAAATAGTGGTGTACTTCACGAGCCTGCGCGTGGTCCGACGTACGTTCGAGGACTGCAAGGCCGTCCGATCCATCCTCCGTTCCTTCCGCGTGTCGATCGACGAGCGGGATCTTTCAATGGACTCCGGGTTCATGGACGAACTGCAGAGGATCCTGGGCCAGTCGGAGAAGTCCAAATTGACGCTCCCAAGGGTCTTCATTGGCGGCAGGTACGTTGGTGGGGTGGATGAGGTGAAACATCTTCACGAGAGCGGCCAGCTCAAGAAGCACGTTGAGGGGCTGCCGTCGGAAGATCCTGGCACGTGCGAGGTTTGCAGTGGATACAGATTCATTCTTTGCCGAGCGTGCAGCGGAAGCCACAAGTGCTACAACAGCGAGAAATCTGGCTTCCGGAGTTGTGCTATGTGCAATGAGAATGGTCTCATTAGGTGCCCCTCTTGTTCCTCAGCACCCCTCTGA